In the genome of Macrobrachium nipponense isolate FS-2020 chromosome 42, ASM1510439v2, whole genome shotgun sequence, one region contains:
- the LOC135213376 gene encoding stress-induced-phosphoprotein 1-like, translating into MVREIQDTCKELLFEMKNYDECIKICQEAVDVGRENRADFKLIARVLTRIGNCYRAKKDFKNAKTFYEKSLSEHRTPETKELLSKLEKIIREEERKAYIDPVKAEQEKELGNEKFKNGDYPAAIKHYSEAIRRNPDDPKIYSNRAACYTKLAEFNLGLKDL; encoded by the exons ATGGTGAGGGAGATTCAAGACACCTGCAAGGAG CTGTTATTTGAAATGAAGAACTATGACGAATGTATAAAAATTTGTCAAGAAGCTGTTGATGTTGGTCGTGAAAATAGAGCTGATTTCAAATTAATTGCAAGAGTCCTCACCAGAATTGGTAATTGTTATAGGGCCAAAAAG GATTTTAAGAATGCGAAAACATTTTATGAGAAGAGTCTATCAGAACACAGGACGCCGGAGACAAAAGAACTACTAAGTAAG TTAGAAAAGATAATTAGAGAAGAAGAGCGCAAGGCCTACATAGATCCTGTGAAAGCAGAGCAGGAGAAGGAGTTAGGAAATGAAAAATTCAAGAATGGCGATTACCCAGCGGCTATCAAACATTATTCAGAGGCCATAAGAAGAAACCCTGACGACCCAAAGATTTACTCCAATCGTGCTGCTTGCTACACTAAACTAGCTGAGTTCAACTTAGGGCTGAAGGATTTGTGA